A segment of the Candidatus Poribacteria bacterium genome:
AGTTAACACATGTTTCCCTCTGGCAGGCGTAAGCCAGTATTGTTGTCCTGCGCTCCCTTGAAAAATTAACTCGCCATCCAAAAACCAGAACAGATCCTGTGTCCGACTCGAAGCCGAGGCGATCAATCGAATCTTTTGGTTTTCCAGTGGCACCCCTTCCCGAATGTAATAGATAGTATCTTCTGCTGGAGATAAAATAACCGGAGCGTTCCCCGCGATTGTGCCGGTACACAAAGGATTATGCTCCGGCAGGACAGATACAGCAAAACCATTCTCTGCCAACCAAGTCGCCGCATCAGCGGGCCACTCTTCAAATATTTTTGCTTGTGCTTCGTTAAATGAGGTGCGAGTTGTAGCGTGGCTTTCAGTGTATTGGCTATCTTTCTGACTGCTGGTTGCTGACGGCTGACGGCTATTCTTACGACAATGGGAGCAGAGACTGTATCCTGTCGTTTCATCGACATAGATGCGTTTATGAATCGCGCAAACCGCTACAGACGAGATGCCCGGGATATACACATCCTCTTTATGGATCGGACAGTGCGGTGAAATCGGCGCGCCACTCAGGGCACATATTTGTCGTGTTTTCAGTTGTTCCGGCTTAGTAAACCAGCGGTGTGTGTCCTGCCCTGTCAAGGCAGTGAAGAGCGCGAAGAGAATCGGAGTTGCTGCATCTGTACCGCTCAGCAGTGGAGTCCCCTTTCCATCGAAATTACCGAGCCATACACCAATTGTTAATGTCGGCGAGTACCCGATGCACCATGCATCTCGGTGTCCATAAGAAGTCCCCGTCTTCCATGCAATCTTCGGTAGATTCATTGTCCTTTCAAAGGCTTCTGGATTTTTAACCGTGTTGGTAGGCAGTTGTGAGTTTGTTAGCATTTCCGTTATGATGAAACTTGTCTCTTTTTGAAGTAAACGTTGCGAGAAATAGTTTTCGGGGCGTTCGCTGCGCTCGCTTTCGGCTGTCGGAAACCGTCGGTTAAGAGGTATTAAACGTTCAGATCCTTCTTGTGCCTGACTGCTATTTCTTGGGAGCGTTAATTGATAAGGTCCAAATTCTCCCATATTTGCCAATCCAGCGTAAAGTGTTGTTAATTCAAGCAGATTTACTTCGCATCCGCCGAGAACCATAGAAAGTCCGTACTTTTGGGCAGGCGCGAGTGTAGAGATACCAGCCTGTTTGAGGAAGGCGTGTAGAGTGACGTTTTTCAAGCGCGCATTAAGATTAACGGCAGGAACATTGAGGGAACGTGCCAATGCCTGACGGGTAGTGACATAACCGTTATATTTCCCATTGTAGTTCACTGGCGTATAGCCAGCGTAGGTAACAGGGACATCGAATAACAATGTTTCTGGTGTAATCAAGCCCTCTTCCATTGCGAGGGCATAGACGAAAGGTTTGAGGGCAGAACCGGGAGAACGCGGTGCGAGCGTCCCATTTATCTGTCCTAATGCGCTCCGATCGAAAAAATCGTGGGAACCTACCATTGCTAAGACATGGCGGTTTTGGGTATCCATGACGATGATTGCGCCTGTGCTGGTGCTATGGGATCCGCGCAAACTCGGTTTGCGCTCTGCATCCACAAGATATTCGTTAAGGATGCGTACCGCTGTCTCCTGAACCTTCGCGTCTATGGTCGTGTATACCCTGCCATTTGTTGTTGTTGATTTTGCATGTTTAACCAACATGCGTGAGAGATGTGGTGCTTTGAATGGAAGTGGGTAGCGTTTGTGCGGGATCGGTTCTTGGAGTGCCTCCTGCCATTGCTGTTCGGAAATTTGTCGATGTGCAAGAAGACGGTTCAAGACTTTTTCGCGTGCCTTTCGTGCGTTTTCTGGGAACCTGTCAGGTCGCAAACGTTCTGGGGCGTTCGGAATGGCAGCGAGAAGTGCGGCTTCACCAAGACTAAGTGTGTGCTGGGGTTTGTTGAAGTAGAACCGCGAGGCTGCTGCTGTCCCGACGATATTCCCACCATACGGGAGCATATTGAAATAAAACGTTAAAATCTCTGATTTGGAATAGGTATGTTCGAGTTGAAGTGCACGGAACATCTCAATGAGTTTGTTCGGAATGTTACGCGCCTTGGGTTCCATCAGTCGAGCGAGTTGCATGGTGATGGTCGAACCACCGCGCACCACTTCACCTGCTTTCAAGTTGTCATAGATGGCTGTTGCAATTGACACAGGGTTGATGCCATAGTGATAGTAAAACCACCTATCTTCCGATGTGAGTATTGCTTGGTGTAGTAAGTGGCTATCAGCCATCAGCCGTCGGCTATCAGTAAAGGGGTTTTTTGGTAAGTGGCTATCAGCCATCGGCACGGGTTGCTGCCCAATCCTTTCAGCCGTCAGTTTGCTGATTGCTGGTTGCTGACTGCTGGTTGCTATTCGCCACATGCCATCGTCGGCTAAAAATGCTCGAAGCCACTCGCCGTTTCTGTCCAATACAATCTGAGATACCGGTGGATGGAGACGTGCTTTGGGTAGCGGAAAACACCAGTTTGCGAGCATCAAAAGAATGAGAATTAACAAAAAAGGTAGCATTACAGTTATCAGTTTCCGGAAGAGTGGTTGTCGGTTGTCGGAGGGGTTTGTTAAACGAGGGGGAAACGCCCAAGCAAAAACACCTCTTAACTGAAAACTGAAAACTGAAAACTGAAAACTATTCATTATTCTGCAGCCACTGTAATACGCATACTACCCGTTACAGCGGATTTTGTTGTATCGTACATCGCCTCGGCGACAATGGGGGGTAAGGTGAATTCGCCTTGTGTGACGGCGCGTAACGCGTAATAGAATTTACGTTCACGTTGGCGTGGAAACGTGCCGAAGAAGATGAGCCTGTCATCACGAATATCAATGTAATCCGGTTTGAAATCCTGTGCTTTCAGCCATGAAATACCTGCTCGGGATTCTAACCGCGGATTCTCAATTTCGAATCCTGTAGGTAACATATCAACGACAACAACGTTTTCAAGATTGGCTGTGAGGGCTTTGACGTTTACCTCAGCGATGATCAGTTCCCCGTGTGCGAAGGTGCCTGTCCGTTCTTCGCCGTCTTTGTTAAAATAGCGTCTGCGGACTTGTAGTTCGTGTTCATATTCTTCAATGAAGGAATCGCGTTGGATACCAAACGCGCTCCAATAATAGTAGCAACTGCCCTCACCTTTGACAGAGAGTTGAACGCGCGTCCCATCCCATGCTTTATCGGTATAGCGGGTCTCCGTTGCGTCAAAGTCGACGAAATGTTCATCATTAAGTGTCAGGGTACCGGTGTAATTTTTATCCATCTGTTTCTTCAGGATCTTGCCGAGTGCCAGAAACGCAAAAGCGTTTTCTTGTGTTGTTGCCCATCGGTTCCCCGCAGATGCTGCCTCACTTAGATTTTGGACAAGCATTGGGATTGACGGGTGGTTTTCGTTAACTTCAGCGAGAACGTCTAACATGATGGCTTGGGCTCGAATGGGAGAATCAAGCGTTCCGCCTGTCTCGCGTTGTCCGTTACCCTTATTAAAATTAGGTGATACTGACACCGGTAGCATTGACAGAGCGGTTTCCAGTTCGCCGCTGAGAGCGAACGCTCCTGCGAGTTGAAAGTGGCTATAATCACTGAGTCCGCTCAAGCCTCTGTTTTTGAGATAGTGCATCGTGCCTCGATCGGGATGTCCGGCAGCAGCTAAGACGTAAGCGGCATAGGTGGCTAATGAAATCTTTTTTCTTATCTCTTGTGCTTCCCCAAGCGAGCTTGTGAAGTCGTCTTCCGTGTTTGGTGAGAATTTCGCCTCTGTTTTTAAACCTTCCACCATTGCGTCGTAAACTCGGTCTGATACCTCATAGCCTGCCTTTCGTGCCTCGACGAGGAAGTGGGACGCATAGATACTGCTCCATGGGTTCACGTAAGTGCCGCCGGGCCAATAAGCAAAACGATCATCTGATTTCAACATACTTTCGATTTTCGTGATGCCCGATGTGATGTAGTGGTCCACTGCGTCTTCTGCTGCCAGCATCGGTTCGACGCTTCGCGCCAAGTCGCTAAAGTAAAGCAGTGAAAAAACCTTGCTCGTTGTTTGTTCCAAGCAACCGTGTGGATAGCGTATAAGGTAGCGGAGACTGTCCGCGAACCTGATGTTTGGGAACGGCGATAGCGTGAGGCTAAACTCTGACGAATCTGGTATGAAATTCGACGGGAAAATAAAATCAACAGGTTCACCTGCGCGGACCACTCCCTGTCCACTTTGTGTGACAGGTGGAGCGATGGAACGCAGTGGGATTTTTACATCCAATTGTGTTGTTTGTGTGTTACCGTGCGCGGAAAGATTGAAATTGGTTTCCCCGATTGCATCCTGAACGAGAATATCGAAAAAAACTTGTGCTTCTGCGCCTGCGTCGACTTTCTGATCTATACTGAGTTTATCTACTGCATATTGGCTATCGGAAACCAGCGGCTGTTGACTTTCAGTAGAGGGGTGATCTTGCTGATCATTGATTCCTGATTGCTGATCGCTGACAGTCGTTGCTGAAAGGAGTCGAACGTCGCCTGATGTTTGCAAATCGACCGTAAATTTTCCTTCAGTGCCCGTGCCGTTATAGAGGGTGACCGGTACACGAACCTTATCACCACCTGCAAGGAATCGTGGAAATGTTGGTGTTAAGACAATAGGTTCACGGACAATTAGATGCGCTTCCGTGCCGCCGTAATCACCGCCCGCGAATGCGACTGCCATCAACCTCAGGGTCCCATTGAACTGTGGAATCTTGAATTGAACAGACCCTTGACCGTTTCGATCGGTTTTCACGAATCCGGACCAGAGTGAAATCGGTTTTACTCGCCGGATGCTGCCTGTACTCAATCGCTTCCGTAGTACCGCGTCCCGTGCCGTAAGCGCATCTCCGCCTGTACTTGAATTGTCGGTGACATTTGCGATTTCGGGAAGGATCCCACTATACAAGTCAAAGGAGCGCGTCTTAAGCCCGCGCTGTCGATAGAAGTAGTCGTGTGGGTTAGGTGTTTTGAAGTTGGTTAACGCGAGGATCCCTTCATCAACAGCTGCGATACAAACATCATATTTTTGCCAAGAGCGTCTACCGTGGACTTGGAACGCTATAGTCGCTTCGCGATTCGGTAGTACTGTCACTTCGCTATTTTCAGGCTGAGAGACTTCTGCGGACTCTATATTCCTTTGCCGACTGACAAGTGGAATCTTCTGCATATCCCCAGCATCATTTGTCTGACTAAGCGACATTTCGATTGAAAGTCGCCTCCGAGTTTCATCTATCTTTAGTGGAATTACCCCAAACGCGCGCGCAGGAAGAGGCGATTTCTTATCAGTCACAGTTCCTTCCATCGGAATGGCACGTGTCAACGTCGCGGAGAGATACACGTTTGGCCTATAGGCGTACCGGACTGGGATTGATAAAGTTGTGGTATTATTTTTCATCACGATTGTCCGGTAACTCAATACCTTTTCCCGTTCGACAGTCAGCAGGAGTGTGCCAGGAAACGGTGCTTTAACATATAGTTTTGCTGTTTGTCCCGGACGATAAGCAGGCTTATTAAGCGTTAATTCCAGTCGAGTCGGATGTTCCATAGAAACTGGGATGTTTCCCCATCCGCTGACGTAAAACCCGAGTTCGGCAGTCGCTGTTGAGGCGATATCCTTGAGACGGACGCGGTATTCACCATAATCTGAGGGAGTGAAGGTCACCGTTTGCACTGTCTCTGCTGAAGTTAATGTGACCGTTTCCACTTCCGTTGTTTGAGGTTCAGATATGTACTCATAACGCCCGGCATTGTTCTGACGGAGTATTGTGTTCCAGTGGACTTTGTGGAGACTTAGTTTTAAATCTCTTCCGGGGGCAACTGCCATTGCATCGTCAACAGCGATGTAGTCGAATCGGAGTGGTTGGTTAATTTTTACATCCCCGGTCTTTGTTCGTCGGAGCCCAACGTAATGCGAATACGGGTGAATCGTAACTCGGTGAGAAGCGGTGACAGATCTGCCACCGGGTTCGCTGACGGTTGCTGTCAGCGAACCGTTTAGGAGAGAAGGTGCTTTCAACGTTTCAGGGATCGTAAATTGATAGGACGCTTTGCCTGATGCGTCAGTTTTAGCTTCTCCCAACCCAATTCTTTGTTTTTCAAAATTGGAGCGGGTATTCCCAAAGACAAACGAGTTCCATTGTGTTGCGCTTGCGCTGGCTGCTGAATTGACAAACGAAACTGCTTCCAATTCACAGGCGGCTTCCACCTTGCGACCTACTGCTGGAGGACCGAATAGATTAATAGCAGACACTTCAATGCCGAGTTCCTCTCCAAGTTTGTAA
Coding sequences within it:
- a CDS encoding alpha-2-macroglobulin family protein, which gives rise to MAAKLSKNLSAKFESRNLLLKSLIGVIGLMSLLLGACILYIVQGNVRAQTRYSVKTFTPQGEVPQWVDLSITFSEAIIDKSRVGTEVPAEALRFTPAVQGTARWIARDRVGFFLDAPLAPSAQYTVQLTPELNPSETFLLTGQKEFKFATDPFAVQQARMEFTSDDTREHATGFGTIAFNYPVTIVDLKAHLSIELDDETEIPYQIETNTATARTVRFETKRIKRGNADREIKIKIEKRFKCTGGKIGLEKASVTPVILRGRGTLGVTYSDVWESDGTPYISVSFSAPVLSDAIEPYIELTPTVAYQVTSDYRNVQIHGNFKRRTTYTLKIRRGLTARNDAVLKQDYMTRLTIPDIRPQLRFLGDGFFLARKGHLNLGLVTINVKRVKLNIEKVFANNLIYVSKLERWSRWSRNLGKPIHTEELDIPSQLNEEVTTPISLEEYLSDEHVGIFKVVARNAEREWDSAHQWVLITDLGITAKRIGDSLYVWVKSLATGSAIPTARVKLISDNNQTLLEGTTNWAGYVAFTDIAEKTEDFTPFMVTVAKQDDLAFIQLNRHEIATADFNIAGSAYLQKGYEAFLYTSRGVYRPGETVQLAGIVRGPKQVTPQPLPTRIEVISPNGRIMRELRLQTNKSGACDVQIPIPDYALTGNYIAKMRIADRVVGRVQFQVEEFMPDRIKVAVTADKSTYKLGEELGIEVSAINLFGPPAVGRKVEAACELEAVSFVNSAASASATQWNSFVFGNTRSNFEKQRIGLGEAKTDASGKASYQFTIPETLKAPSLLNGSLTATVSEPGGRSVTASHRVTIHPYSHYVGLRRTKTGDVKINQPLRFDYIAVDDAMAVAPGRDLKLSLHKVHWNTILRQNNAGRYEYISEPQTTEVETVTLTSAETVQTVTFTPSDYGEYRVRLKDIASTATAELGFYVSGWGNIPVSMEHPTRLELTLNKPAYRPGQTAKLYVKAPFPGTLLLTVEREKVLSYRTIVMKNNTTTLSIPVRYAYRPNVYLSATLTRAIPMEGTVTDKKSPLPARAFGVIPLKIDETRRRLSIEMSLSQTNDAGDMQKIPLVSRQRNIESAEVSQPENSEVTVLPNREATIAFQVHGRRSWQKYDVCIAAVDEGILALTNFKTPNPHDYFYRQRGLKTRSFDLYSGILPEIANVTDNSSTGGDALTARDAVLRKRLSTGSIRRVKPISLWSGFVKTDRNGQGSVQFKIPQFNGTLRLMAVAFAGGDYGGTEAHLIVREPIVLTPTFPRFLAGGDKVRVPVTLYNGTGTEGKFTVDLQTSGDVRLLSATTVSDQQSGINDQQDHPSTESQQPLVSDSQYAVDKLSIDQKVDAGAEAQVFFDILVQDAIGETNFNLSAHGNTQTTQLDVKIPLRSIAPPVTQSGQGVVRAGEPVDFIFPSNFIPDSSEFSLTLSPFPNIRFADSLRYLIRYPHGCLEQTTSKVFSLLYFSDLARSVEPMLAAEDAVDHYITSGITKIESMLKSDDRFAYWPGGTYVNPWSSIYASHFLVEARKAGYEVSDRVYDAMVEGLKTEAKFSPNTEDDFTSSLGEAQEIRKKISLATYAAYVLAAAGHPDRGTMHYLKNRGLSGLSDYSHFQLAGAFALSGELETALSMLPVSVSPNFNKGNGQRETGGTLDSPIRAQAIMLDVLAEVNENHPSIPMLVQNLSEAASAGNRWATTQENAFAFLALGKILKKQMDKNYTGTLTLNDEHFVDFDATETRYTDKAWDGTRVQLSVKGEGSCYYYWSAFGIQRDSFIEEYEHELQVRRRYFNKDGEERTGTFAHGELIIAEVNVKALTANLENVVVVDMLPTGFEIENPRLESRAGISWLKAQDFKPDYIDIRDDRLIFFGTFPRQRERKFYYALRAVTQGEFTLPPIVAEAMYDTTKSAVTGSMRITVAAE
- the pbpC gene encoding penicillin-binding protein 1C gives rise to the protein MLPFLLILILLMLANWCFPLPKARLHPPVSQIVLDRNGEWLRAFLADDGMWRIATSSQQPAISKLTAERIGQQPVPMADSHLPKNPFTDSRRLMADSHLLHQAILTSEDRWFYYHYGINPVSIATAIYDNLKAGEVVRGGSTITMQLARLMEPKARNIPNKLIEMFRALQLEHTYSKSEILTFYFNMLPYGGNIVGTAAASRFYFNKPQHTLSLGEAALLAAIPNAPERLRPDRFPENARKAREKVLNRLLAHRQISEQQWQEALQEPIPHKRYPLPFKAPHLSRMLVKHAKSTTTNGRVYTTIDAKVQETAVRILNEYLVDAERKPSLRGSHSTSTGAIIVMDTQNRHVLAMVGSHDFFDRSALGQINGTLAPRSPGSALKPFVYALAMEEGLITPETLLFDVPVTYAGYTPVNYNGKYNGYVTTRQALARSLNVPAVNLNARLKNVTLHAFLKQAGISTLAPAQKYGLSMVLGGCEVNLLELTTLYAGLANMGEFGPYQLTLPRNSSQAQEGSERLIPLNRRFPTAESERSERPENYFSQRLLQKETSFIITEMLTNSQLPTNTVKNPEAFERTMNLPKIAWKTGTSYGHRDAWCIGYSPTLTIGVWLGNFDGKGTPLLSGTDAATPILFALFTALTGQDTHRWFTKPEQLKTRQICALSGAPISPHCPIHKEDVYIPGISSVAVCAIHKRIYVDETTGYSLCSHCRKNSRQPSATSSQKDSQYTESHATTRTSFNEAQAKIFEEWPADAATWLAENGFAVSVLPEHNPLCTGTIAGNAPVILSPAEDTIYYIREGVPLENQKIRLIASASSRTQDLFWFLDGELIFQGSAGQQYWLTPARGKHVLTCVDAEGRSATRPLHISLIR